Within the Prochlorococcus sp. MIT 1300 genome, the region TCAGAATCCACACTTAAGGCGGCAATTGAAGAGGTGAAATCATCAATGTTGGCTACGGCTTGATCCTGAACTATTAATCCAGGAGAAAATTACTAATGGCAAACCTTAAAGACATCCGTGACAGAATTGTTTCTGTTAAAAACACTAGGAAGATTACTGAGGCAATGCGCCTAGTTGCAGCTGCAAAGGTTCGACGGGCTCAGGAACAAGTCTTGAGAAGCCGGCCTTTTGCAGATCGCCTAGCGCGCGTTTTGGAGAATATCCAGTCACGTATGCAGTTTGATATTGCGGATGCACCGTTATTGAAAACTCGTGATTTAAATAGCATCACTTTGCTTGCTGTTACTGGAGATAGAGGCTTATGTGGTGGCTATAACTCAAACATTATTAAACGTACTGAACAACGTTATGCTGAATTGAAAGGTCAAGGTTATAAACCTGACCTTGTTTTAATAGGCCGTAAGGCTATAACTTATTTCCAAAATCGTGCCAGCCAATATTCGATACGAGCAACTTTTACAGATCTAGAGCAAGTGCCCACCTCGCAAGATGCTGAATCAATAACCAACGAAGTTCTTGCAGAGTTTCTTTCGCAGAGCACAGACCGTATTGAAGTTATCTATACAAAGTTTATTAATTTGGTGAGTTGTGTGCCTGTTGTTCAGACCTTGTTGCCTCTTGATCCTCAGGGAATAGCAGAGCCAGATGATGAAATTTTTAGGTTAACAACAAAAGATAGTCGACTGACTATTGAGAAAGGAACTGCACCATCAAATGAACAGCCTCCTTTGCCTTCTGACATAGTTTTTGAGCAAAGTCCAGAGCAGTTGCTAAACGCATTGCTTCCTCTTTACTTGCAAAACCAGCTTCTTAGAGCTTTGCAAGAGTCTGCCGCATCAGAGTTGGCTAGCAGGATGACAGCAATGAATAATGCTAGTGATAATGCTAAGGAGTTGGCTAAGACTTTGACCCTTGATTACAACAAAGCTCGCCAAGCTGCTATTACTCAGGAGATTCTTGAGGTTGTTGGTGGTTCTTGCGCATAATCTTAGAAAATATAGATTATTTAATACCAATCTTTCATACTGACTATATTGTTGAGTTGTTTGGAGGAAAAGATTCTCCTTGAGATTGAAGTTCTTTCATTTAAGCTTTCAATGGCCAGAACATATGCCATTGCAGGATCTGCGCATGTATCTTATTGCGGAAATAAACAAATATGGAAAGCCATTGCGTTGGGCAATTACTTCTGTTGAAGGTAGCGCTGAGCCTTTTAGGAACAGGAAGGTCAACATTGAGGCAGTGATAAAAATTTCATATTGATGACTTTTGGTGGCCCTTTTATTCCTCTCCCTCCTGCTGCTACTGACTTAGCAGTTATGCCTACCCTGATGCTTGTGCCGTCAGGTATTGGTTGCTCAATAGGTGGTTTTGCGGGTGATGCAATACCATCAGCTCGATTATTGGCAGCGGCTAGTGGTTGCTTGATCACTCATCCAAATGTATTGAATGGTGCAACTCTCTATTGGAGTGATAGGCGCATGCATTATGTAGAGGGCTATGCCCTTGATCGTTTTGCAGCAGCTGAAATTGCTCTGCGGCCAGTGAGATCTCAAAAGATTGGCCTACTTATTGATGCTGGGATTGAGTCGGAGTTGAGATTGCGTCAATTGCAGGTGGCCGATGGATGTCGCGCGACACTTGGACTAAATGTTGGGCCTGTAGTTATTACTGAGGCTCCTTTGGAAATTCATATTCGAAATGGAAAGAGTGGTGCAAGTTGGGGAGAATTAGGAGCACCTCAATTGCTGCTCAAAGCCGGTAAATTGTTGAAGGATCAGGGCGCAACTGCGATCGCAATTGTCACACGTTTTCCTGATGATCACGAGAGCTTGGACTTGGCTACTTATCGCAATGGCCGAGGCGTTGACCCCTTGGCTGGTGCGGAGGCCGTTATTAGTCACCTTTTAGTTGAGGAACTCTGTATTCCTTGTGCTCATGCTCCTGCACTTGCGACCCTTCCATTAAATAGTGATGTTGCACCTGTTTCTGTAGCTGAGGAATTGGGATATAGCTTCCTAGCTTCTGTATTGGTGGGGTTGAGTAGAGCGCCAAATATTGAGCCTATTTCAGGTGAGACTGAGAAGCTACTTTCCTTGGATAAAGATATCCTTAGGGCAGAGCAGATTGG harbors:
- a CDS encoding F0F1 ATP synthase subunit gamma; translation: MANLKDIRDRIVSVKNTRKITEAMRLVAAAKVRRAQEQVLRSRPFADRLARVLENIQSRMQFDIADAPLLKTRDLNSITLLAVTGDRGLCGGYNSNIIKRTEQRYAELKGQGYKPDLVLIGRKAITYFQNRASQYSIRATFTDLEQVPTSQDAESITNEVLAEFLSQSTDRIEVIYTKFINLVSCVPVVQTLLPLDPQGIAEPDDEIFRLTTKDSRLTIEKGTAPSNEQPPLPSDIVFEQSPEQLLNALLPLYLQNQLLRALQESAASELASRMTAMNNASDNAKELAKTLTLDYNKARQAAITQEILEVVGGSCA
- a CDS encoding DUF3326 domain-containing protein gives rise to the protein MTFGGPFIPLPPAATDLAVMPTLMLVPSGIGCSIGGFAGDAIPSARLLAAASGCLITHPNVLNGATLYWSDRRMHYVEGYALDRFAAAEIALRPVRSQKIGLLIDAGIESELRLRQLQVADGCRATLGLNVGPVVITEAPLEIHIRNGKSGASWGELGAPQLLLKAGKLLKDQGATAIAIVTRFPDDHESLDLATYRNGRGVDPLAGAEAVISHLLVEELCIPCAHAPALATLPLNSDVAPVSVAEELGYSFLASVLVGLSRAPNIEPISGETEKLLSLDKDILRAEQIGAVVAPESALGGSAVLSSLERGTPLITVQNSCQLTVDKKSLGLTDKICRENRLEVFSAKNYSEAAGLVLALREGISCDALQRPLDSLVEQ